GAATCCGCAGGTCGAAGTGGAAGTAGTAGAGGAAATCGCCGCCGAAGGTCGCCCGCGCCTGCACCGGCCGTCCGTCCGCCGGCTCCAGCGCCAGCCGGCGGAAGCCGGGCTGCACCCCCGGCCGGTTGTAGACATAGACCTGGGTCGCGGTCTCCCGCTCGTCGGGCAGCATGATCAGCCAGCGGCGCGCCTGCGGCGCTTCGCGCGACAGGGTGGCGATGGCGGTGGCTGCAGCATTGGGGCTGTCCGTGGCCTCGACCCGTTCGGGCTGCATCCAGCGGGTGATCTCGTGGCGGGCATAGGCGGTGGTTCCGGTCAGGAAGACGCAGAACAGCAGCCAGCCGACCACCAGCCCGCCCCAATTGTGCAGCCACGTCATCGACAGGCGGAAGCTGCCGTTCACGACCCGATCCCCGTCATGCTTGTCAACAGTGAGACCGCCGCCCAGGCCGCGGCCGTCAGGCCGGCGGTCCAGGCCAGGGCGCGCAGGGCGCTGGCGGCGGCGAACACCATCACCACGGTCAGGACGCAGGGCAGCAACCCTGCCATGGTGGCGGTGAGCACCGCCTCCGACCGGTCCTGCACGGCCGGCAGCGCCAGGGCCAGCGCCGCCGCCGTCCCCGCCGCGAGGGCGTATCCGCCGACGACGGCGGTCACGGTCCGCAGCGCGATCTCGGCCTTCCGTTTCACCAGGAATACTTCAGCGAGCCGATGACGGTGCGGCGCAGGCCGTAATAGCAGTTGGTCGCCCGCGAGCAGGCCGAGACGAACTCCTTGTCGAACAGGTTGCTGGCGTTGACCGCCGCCTGCATGCCTTGAAGCTGCGGATGCAGATGGGACAGGTCGTAGCGCAGGGCGGCGTCCACCAGCGTGTGGGACGGCACCTTGAAGCTGTTGGCCGGATCGCCATAAGTGAAGCCGACATAGCGAACGCCGATGCCGCCGCCCAGGCCGGCCAGCGGGCCGTCCTGCACCGTGTAGTCACCCCAGGCCGATGCCGAATGGGTTGGCACGGCGACCGGCCGCTTGCCGCGGTTGACGTCGTTGCTCTTGGTCACCTCGGCGTCGAGCCAGGTGTAGCTGGCGACCGCGTTCAGCCCCTCGGCCAGGCTGATGCGCGCCTCCGCCTCGATGCCGCGCGACCGGAGCTCGCCGGTCTGGACGTTGAAGTTGGTGTGCTGGGGATCGGCGGTGGTGACGTTCTGCTGGGTGATGTGGAAGGCCGACACGGTGAGCAGGCTGTTCGAGCCGGGAGGCTGGTACTTCACCCCGGCCTCATACTGCTGGCCGGTGGTCGGTTCGAAGGGCCTGCCGAAGAAATCGCTGCCGGCGGTCGGCTCGAAGGACTCCGAGTAGCTGGCATAGGGGGCGAGACCGTTGTCGAACAGGTAGAGCGCGCCGACCCGGCCTGTGAAGGCATCGGACTGCTGGGCCGAGGTGCCCTGGTTCAGCCGGTTGCGCTGCCGGGTCTCGGCCCAATCCTGCCGCCCGCCCATCAGCAGAACCAGCCCGCCCCATTTGATCTGGTCCTGGGCGTAGACGCCGGTCTGGGTGATGCGGGTGGCGATGCTCTGGTAGATCGGCGGATCGGCGATCGACAGGCCATAGACGGGGTTGAAGATGTTGAGGGTCGGCGCGGTGGCCAGCCCGCGCACCGTGTCGCTCTTCAGACGCTGGTGGTCGACGCCTGCCAGCACGGTGTGGCGCAGCGGTCCGGTGTCGAAGGTCGCCTGGATTTGGTTGTCGATGGTCAGGTCGTCGGCGCGCTCGGTGAGCGAGAAGGCACTGCGCCGCATGGTGCGCAGGTCGGCCTGTAGGCCGGCGGCATAGAGACCCTTGTAGCTGAGGTCGTTGTGCAGGTAGCGCGCATTCTGCCGCACCGTCCAATGCTCGTCGAACCGGTGTTCGAACCGGTAGCCGATGCTCATGGTCTTGCGGTCCCATTCGTTGAAATTGGGATCGCCCATGAAGAAGCTGGTCGGCAGCTTGCCGTTGGGGTTGTAAAGCAGGGTGCCCTGGGCCGGCAGGAAGTTCAGCGGCGAGCCGTCGAAATTGTCGCGCTGGTAGAGGCCGATGAGCGTCAAGCTGGTGTCGTCGGTCGGCTTCCAGGTCACCGACGGGGCGGCGGCCAGCCGGCGGCGCTCGGTGAAGTCGGTCTGCGTCTCGGTGTCCAGCCCGACGCCTGCGAAGCGGTAGGACAGCCGGCCGTCGCCGGTGACGTCGCCGCCGACATCCAACGCGGCCTGCTTGCGACCGTTGCTGCCGGTCTGCAGCAGGATTTCGTGCTTGGCGTCGGGGGAGGGCTGCTTGGTCACCATGTTGACCAGACCGCCGGGGCTGGCCTGCCCGAACAGAACGGAGGCCGGCCCCTTCAGCACCTCGACCCGTTCGAACAGGTAGGGATCGATGCCGGAGGTCAGATAGCCGCTGCCCTTCAGCCGCAGCCCGTCGAGATACTCGTTGAAGGACACGCCGGTGGTGCCGTCGCCGCCGAAGCCGCGCACCGAGATGCCGTCACCGCCGAAGGAGGAGGATTCGCCGTTGCGCCCCGTGGTGACGCCCGACGTGTAGTTCAGGGCGTCCGCCAGATTCTGCGCCGCCTGGGCATCCATCTGGTCGCGGGTGACGACGGCAACCGATTGCGGCGTTTCCAGGATCGGCGTGTCGGTCTTGGTCGCGGTGGCGCTCTGGCGGGCGACATAGCCCACCACCGGGCCGGTCGCCCGCTCGCGCGTGCCCTGCACCGTCACCGGATCGAGCACCACCCCGCCGGTCTGCGGCCGCGTCAGCACTGCACGGCCCGGGCCGGTCATCCGGAAGGAGACGCCGGTGCCCGACAGCAGCCGGCGCAGCGCGTCGTCGGCGCTCATGGTGCCCGATACGCCGGGCGAGATCACGCCACGCGCCACTTCGGCCGGGAACCCGACCTCCCAGCCGCTGGCCGCGCTGAAGGCGTTGAGTGCGGTCACCAACCCTTGAGGGGCGATGTCGAACCGCTGCCCCGCCATTTGCGCGCCCGAGGTTTGTCCGTTGGCCTGGGCGACCTGCCCGCCGGACTTCGCCGACGCCGCCAGGGCACCGTCCCCCGCAGCAGCTCCCACGACGATCGTCGCCGAACACAGCAGCATCGCCCGCAGCAGGGCCGCCCCCCGGCGCCCCCGTTCACTCGTTTCCATGCTCCCCCAACCCATCCTGGCTTTTCCTCATGATCGCGTCGTCTCGAATGGCCGGAGAGGCGCCGCAATTTGCGACTGCGACGCATTCCGAATGCTATGCCGACCTGACGTTCGCGAACTGGGAAAAGCGGAAAAATATTTTTGGCGGGTTCTTGGAATCGCCACATGCACATGGACTGCGGCGGCAGAGGGCGGCAGAGGGCAGTGGCAGTGGAAAGGCCGCCCGGTCAGGAGCGCGGGCGCAGGATCAGAAGGGCGTCGGACACACGCAGCATCTCGGCCCGCACCAGTTCGGCCAGGGATGCCGCGGTCCTCACCGGATCGTCGAGCCGGTAATTACCGGTGATCCGCCGACTTGCCAGGCTGTCCGGAACAACGATCAGGCCCGGATGGTAGCGGTCCAGTTCGCCCAGCACCTCGCCCAGCGGGCGGTCCTCGAAGACCAGCCGCCCATCGACCCAGCCGAGTGCGGCGGCCAGATCGGCGGGGTGCCCGGCGCCGATGGCCGTCGCGGTGACCGCCACCTCCTCTCCGGCGCGCAGGCGCACGGCGGGGCTGCCGGGCCGTGCGACATCGACCGTGCCGTGGCGCACCGTCACCGTCACCCGGTCATCCAGATAGCGGACTGCGAAGGCGGTGCCGACCACGGTGACGACGGCCGGGCCGGCCGTGATCCGGAAGGGGCGGGTGGGATCGGGCGTCACCTCGAAGAATGCGGCGCCACGCAGCAACCGGGTGGACCGCTCGGTCTCATCGACATCAGCGGCGAGCGCCGTGCCGGTGTCCATCAGCACCCGCGAGCCATCGGCCAGCACCACGCGCTCCTGCATGCCGGTGGCGGTGCGGTGGTCGGCTTGCAGGCGCAAGGGCAGGTCGGCTGCCCATCCCAGCACGACCGCAAACAGCGCGACCGCCCCCCACGCCGCCGCCCGTTTCGCCAGTCGGCCCATCGTCCGGCGCCGCGCCGGCTGGCGGGACCGCGATCGATTGCCCGATCGGGACCGCCGGGGCTGCGGCACCGGGGCGGGCATGGCCGCGTCGGCCGGCGGTGCGGAAGCCGGGCCGGCACCGGGCATGACATCCGGCGGTGCGATCGACGCCAGCGCCTCGGTGAGGAGGGGAGAGGCCCACATGCCCTGCGTCAGATTCCAGGCATGGGCATTGCGGGGATCGGCGGCGCACCAGTCGGAGCAGGCTTGGCGACACACTTCGTCCGCGTCATCTGCCTGCAGGCGGATGAACCAGTCGAGCGCCTGCTCCAGCGGCAGGGAGGGATCTGTGTCGTCAGGCATGGAACCCGCGTGTGGTGCCGTCACGGTCTTTCACCTAATAAGACGTTCGGGCGAGGAGAAATCCGTAATCCTTCGCGGTCGAGCCGGGCGAACATCTCCAGGCAGGCCAGCAGGGCGGTCTTCAGATCCTTCTGCACCGTGCTGACCGATACGTCGAGCCGTTCGGCGATCTCCGCATGGGACAGCCCTTCCATCCGGTTCAGCAGCAGGATGCTGCGCTGCCGCTCGCTCAAGGCCGCCAGGGCGGTTTCCATGCGGGCCAGGCGCTGGCGGTCGCCGGCCTCGATTTCCGGAGAGGGCGAGGGAGCGGCGACCTCCGCCATTCCCTCGTCTGTGACGTCCTGCACCACCACCGCTGCGTGCCGGCGCTCCCGCCGCAGATGGTCGAAGGCCAAGTTGCGCGCGGTCTGGAACAGGAAGGGAATGGGATGCTCGACCGGCCGCTCGCGTTCCGCCGCCCTAACCTTGAGATAGGCCTCATGCGCCAGATCCTCCGCAGTGGCCGCGCTGCCGACCATGCGGACCAGCAGGCGCACGAGCGCTCCCCGGTGCCCCATGAAAACGGCATCCAGGGTCGGCTTGGCGGTGTCAACCATGCGCCACCGCACAGGGAAGCGGTGCATTCATGCGATGCTGTTCGGGCATGGCCTAGCCCCAATCCTCCACAAGCAGTGCGGCGTGGCCGCGCCATGACCGGTGCATGACGGCGTAACTGTAGTTAGATTGCGAATTATTCGCAACGACATGTATCAAGGGGAGATGCCCTGAGGATGTTCATCCAGATCATCCTCAATGTCAGCCGCAATGGCCGGGTCCGCGGCCCCGCGAGGACAGACTTGCACCGCACGCACTGACGCAGTCGCAGGCTGGACAGCTGCCCCTTCGCATTGATGTCCGTCCAGTCTTTAGCATCCTGGTGTTGCAGCCTGCAGAACCGCAGCCGCTCATGGTGATTAGGGTCCGGACTCATAACCGGTAGGCGACGGTTGCCACGAAGTGGACGGCGGCCATGAAGTCGGTGGCGGAGCGGTCGTAACGGGTGGCGATGCACCGGAAATCCTTGAGGCGTCCGAACATGCGCTCGATGACGTTACGGTTCCGGTGGAAGTAGGGAGAGAAGCAGTTTTTCCAGCGCTTGTTGGCGCGTGGCGGGATATTGGGCGTGTTCCCCCCTTTGCCGCCGCTTTCCGAACGATGGGCGCGGACCGCCGTGGAGTCGATCATCACCTGGGCAGGCGCGGCCCACCCGCCGCTGCAACGCATGGAGGAGGTCCTCCCACACGCCCTTGGCCGCCCAGCGGACGAAGCGGTTGGGATGACGGCACATCCTTCACGGTCAGCCAATGCTTGTAATTGTCGTCTCGTCCCGTGCCGCGCCCTTCCTTGTGGAAGAGGGCGATCCTGTCCTCGTCGAATGCGTAACGGCGGCGAGCCATGGCACCGCCGGGGTACGGCTGCCTCTTTCGATGGCGCGCCGAATCCCCAGACGGTGCAAGGTCATTCAGGATGACGCTTTGTTCTCAAGTATGATGGTTTATTCTTCAGTATGAGACTTTATTCTCCGCAAACAATACGATATTCAGCGCCTTTCGCTTTACTCGACGGTCACTGACTTTGCCAAGTTCCGCGGCTGATCGACGTCCGTCCCCTTCAGTACTGCCGTGTGATAGGCAAGAAGCTGCACCGGAATGGCATACAGCAGCGGCGCCACCAGCGGGTCGCAGGCCGGGAGCTCCACCGACCAGCGGACCTTGTCCTTCAGCTTGTCGATGCCCTTCCTGTCGGCCAGCAGCAGGACCTTGCCGGAGCGGGCGCAGACCTCCTGCACGTTCGACACCACCTTCTCGAACA
The sequence above is drawn from the Azospirillum lipoferum 4B genome and encodes:
- a CDS encoding TonB-dependent siderophore receptor: METSERGRRGAALLRAMLLCSATIVVGAAAGDGALAASAKSGGQVAQANGQTSGAQMAGQRFDIAPQGLVTALNAFSAASGWEVGFPAEVARGVISPGVSGTMSADDALRRLLSGTGVSFRMTGPGRAVLTRPQTGGVVLDPVTVQGTRERATGPVVGYVARQSATATKTDTPILETPQSVAVVTRDQMDAQAAQNLADALNYTSGVTTGRNGESSSFGGDGISVRGFGGDGTTGVSFNEYLDGLRLKGSGYLTSGIDPYLFERVEVLKGPASVLFGQASPGGLVNMVTKQPSPDAKHEILLQTGSNGRKQAALDVGGDVTGDGRLSYRFAGVGLDTETQTDFTERRRLAAAPSVTWKPTDDTSLTLIGLYQRDNFDGSPLNFLPAQGTLLYNPNGKLPTSFFMGDPNFNEWDRKTMSIGYRFEHRFDEHWTVRQNARYLHNDLSYKGLYAAGLQADLRTMRRSAFSLTERADDLTIDNQIQATFDTGPLRHTVLAGVDHQRLKSDTVRGLATAPTLNIFNPVYGLSIADPPIYQSIATRITQTGVYAQDQIKWGGLVLLMGGRQDWAETRQRNRLNQGTSAQQSDAFTGRVGALYLFDNGLAPYASYSESFEPTAGSDFFGRPFEPTTGQQYEAGVKYQPPGSNSLLTVSAFHITQQNVTTADPQHTNFNVQTGELRSRGIEAEARISLAEGLNAVASYTWLDAEVTKSNDVNRGKRPVAVPTHSASAWGDYTVQDGPLAGLGGGIGVRYVGFTYGDPANSFKVPSHTLVDAALRYDLSHLHPQLQGMQAAVNASNLFDKEFVSACSRATNCYYGLRRTVIGSLKYSW
- a CDS encoding FecR family protein — its product is MPDDTDPSLPLEQALDWFIRLQADDADEVCRQACSDWCAADPRNAHAWNLTQGMWASPLLTEALASIAPPDVMPGAGPASAPPADAAMPAPVPQPRRSRSGNRSRSRQPARRRTMGRLAKRAAAWGAVALFAVVLGWAADLPLRLQADHRTATGMQERVVLADGSRVLMDTGTALAADVDETERSTRLLRGAAFFEVTPDPTRPFRITAGPAVVTVVGTAFAVRYLDDRVTVTVRHGTVDVARPGSPAVRLRAGEEVAVTATAIGAGHPADLAAALGWVDGRLVFEDRPLGEVLGELDRYHPGLIVVPDSLASRRITGNYRLDDPVRTAASLAELVRAEMLRVSDALLILRPRS
- a CDS encoding RNA polymerase sigma factor — translated: MVDTAKPTLDAVFMGHRGALVRLLVRMVGSAATAEDLAHEAYLKVRAAERERPVEHPIPFLFQTARNLAFDHLRRERRHAAVVVQDVTDEGMAEVAAPSPSPEIEAGDRQRLARMETALAALSERQRSILLLNRMEGLSHAEIAERLDVSVSTVQKDLKTALLACLEMFARLDREGLRISPRPNVLLGERP